The Megalobrama amblycephala isolate DHTTF-2021 linkage group LG16, ASM1881202v1, whole genome shotgun sequence genome includes the window atagctgcgagAGCCTATGGCGATGCATTATGGCAATATAAGTGGgcatttcgccataggatttcagatctccctccttcagcgacgacttctCTTCACTGGATCTCCTTGCTAACACCTTCGCTGCATGGAACGAGCTCTCCCGCCGTTGAAGAGGCACTGAAGCAGACTAGCTGAGATCGCCGAACGCCTgcagcgccggcgccctcgcagGCGGCCGCCCGCTTCCCGCTGCCGGTGTTATGAAATATTCAgtgtctgagattttcggtgacactgggcGGAGCTTACATGAATGTTTACGAGTTTCCTGTTTTGAATTAAAGCGCCACTGAAAATGTTAGTGGACTGTCCTTGGATCACAGAACCGTTTTCTGTAACGTGATTAGTTTCCGCGTCAAatgaatttatgattttttttttttttattaataacgtTTATGTATGCTCAATAGTTTGTAAGTTACATTGTGTCGTGAGATATACTTTAGTAGTGATTACGGCCACTGGTGGTCTATCGTTAGGGAATGAGCCAACAtcgagtttgtttgttttagtaggctacaactgttttgatttgattttagttcgtttgagaagataacttgtataaatgtatctgtggttgcataataaaagtttcagTTGTGATTGTGTCATTCCCTATTGCTTTCTCAGATAGCCTGCATAACTTTAACcagacattatttttaaaacacattgagaGTTAGATTTATGTTCCGTTTATGTTTTTGacatgcattaattaatgtaaacCTTCTTTATCCTTTTTCTGTAAAACACACAATGCTCTCTATGAATAGAAACATGAGACAGTGATATTAGCTTCCCTGCAGCACTTTCACaaggttttattttaatgcgctttccacaacaattaaaatgttaaaattgaattacaagtggttaaattgatcaaaactaaaagttactaatgcaggttttatttaaaaatatttaggctatatgGAGAAGACAATTGTATGAGGAGTATGAGGAATATTATTGTTATGTGGATAATCAGACATatacccacatggaaagaacctatatgtggatatatgcgcatatatgaaacctatatgcagtgtatatgtacatatatgctgcatatatgcacattatgataatatatatgctgcatatatgcgcatatatactgcatatatgctatatatatgcgtatatatactgcatatatggtatatatgccacattaggcaaaattgaggtgcataagtgcatatacaggaaatataggtctcctgtattgcttcttcatatccatatatatgccctataatACAagtatgtcttctatatagctaatggcaggatctggtcatttttagctcatatctcatttttgatgaCATACATGAtacctagctcatattttctattatcaaggcaaaaacaagaattaacgaaaaaaattatgcaagaacttatgtatgtgcgaattaGCAGttttatttagacaattattttgtgattccacttgccaaaatggggtttcctgccgccatgcatTTGTTGACATTGCTGCTTCCCACTGCAAAAAAGCGGTAGGTCGcaaaagtttttgcggtgaatGTGGAAAAAACATGAAGTATGATTGTAATCACTGTGAATTCAGGTTTCGTTGATTCACTTAAGTTTTTTAATATcacgttgtgcgttgctgccgcacTGTTTGTATGTGCACAAGTGATTTGTTTATACAGAatgtgaggacctgatggcagaTTTTTCAGTCTGATtcgacacaacgcagaaaaaCACACCGCTgatgaaattggtcccacatggaaaaaactttattatgtttcaatataggtattttattatgtgacaaataaaattggccgttttcctaaaTGAATAAGaataagtgtatatatatatatatatatatatatatatatgtacacgacatatgacatatttaattagcaaaaacacttgtatttaaacacactttACAAAGGGTCTTGGAtccaaatgtttatttcagacACAATAAAAGTTTGGTCTGCTCAAATTGAACTGATAAAAGTTGAAGATGGTCTGCAGCCTTTGCTTGTGATACTGCAGCACATTCAATCTGAAATATATaatcttctgcattgttgggtctggcaaatcttcctcttcacaataccccatagacaTTAAGGTCaactggccaattaagaacataccatgtaattattacaatttttaatacACAACATGTCATGTtcaaaacaaagtgaaaaataaaatacactgTCAAGTGTTCTGCTTTATCTgcaaatttactttcatcagtgGACCACTACAGGGTCCTTTTTGATATTTATTGGTTGTTCaaagtggcttgacacaagtcCTATTTGGGAATGAAAGAATATTGGCTATAGATATTTATATTAGTTATCACATGCGTAATTCACTCTTCCCCATGTGGCCTATTGAGAGACCAtggataataaataaaatattgaactATATATAAAGTACATTAACATGTTTTGATTATCTAGCATGTGTGCAATTTTTGAAACATATTACATATAGAAATTCAAGTCTACCCAGATTAGAAGTGCTTCTGCAAACTAGGAAGTGTTTACTTTATTAGCTTCTCAATTTTTTCACCACAGGAGATGCATTTATTgacaattaaaattattaatgtgGAAAAAACTAAGCCATTTCAGGATTCagtttcaaactttcaaaacTATATGCTTAAAAGACTCAAACCTGCAGTAATTCACAATGAAATGTATTAGTTCATTCTACAAGctttccaaaaataaaattttattatgTTAAATTAGCTTAAAATAATAGACATGTAGTAATTTGCATATATTATGAAAGTAAATAATGAGAGTAGtttctttgaataaaaaaagagcAACTGATTCTGTGTTggtattttattcaaaatagaattcacgacatttatttaattagcaAAACACTTGTATAAACACACTTTACAAAGGGTCTTGGGATCCCAGACAAATAGTTTGGTCGCTCTTGTGAAGCCTCTACTGACACATTCAatctgaaatatataataaaatgtacaacacatattattaaaatttttaatacactgtcatgttcaacaaagtgaaaaataaagtgTCTGCTTTATCTGGTGAAGGGATATTTATTGGCAAAAGTATTTGGGAATGAAAGAATATTGGCTTAGATATTATATTAGTTATCACATGCGTAATTCACTGTGGCATTTggataataaataaactaaataaagtttaacatgCTAGCAGTGTGCATTTTTGAAACAATTACATATAGAAATTCAAGTCTACCCAGATGAAGTGCTTCTGCTAGGAAAGTTTACTGCTGCCTTCACCACAGGAGTttacaattaatattattatgctaCCATTTGGCAAACTTTCAAAACTATATGCTTAAAAGACTCAAGGTAatacagaaacaacaaaaataggCTACTTAAAACGCTATTGGCTCGTTTAGCGAATCCTAACGACACCTCTGGTGAATCATTGGCTGTGCTCATATCATAGCTAACACATGACACGACATAAAACAATATAacttatatataaaatcttgtGCATCAATAACAGTTAGAATATAAGCTTGACATCGTTTAACGCTGAAACATATGCTAATTACCTTTAATGTAAGCCGAAGAGCGTGCACTAACATTTTCAGTGGCGCTTTAACTCAAAACAGGAAACtcgtgaatattcatgtaagctccgcccagtgtcaccgaaaatctcagacacCGAATATTTCATAACACCGGCCGCCTTCTCAGCGAGTCTACTGCCGCCATCCAGCGAACAATTTAAAGGGCTATTTCCAGTAGAGCCCTGCACGGGCCTCAAATCTTGGCCCTAGCCCGGCCCTGGCCCGAGACGCTCAGGCCTTAGCCCGGCCCGTGTCCGTCAGTTTGTCAGAATTTTCGGCCCAAGCCTGACTGGAGCccgttatgttttttttttgttttttttaaatcctctaCATAACGCAGCCTTTGTTGCAGCcattaaaatgttcagttttgtttttaattgcaaAGTAGTTGTAATCCTTTTCGTttctttattaaattaatttagaaaaatgtttggagcacttctttgtttattcaaagattatgtttttaaagtgaCGACCGCAGCGGCCGACAGTGAGTTGAGCACGTTTGATCGATTTAGACTCTCAAATCAACACTTGTTCAATAAAAGCCATAGatataaaacactaatataAACATATCACAATGTTAGTTTAAACGTTTATTAGCACCACCagtaaaaacagctttttttcaAGCTGAGGCAGGCTGCTCTGCTGCTCATAacagtgaaaaaaacaaaaacaaaactggctTAAAAACAAACTTACAGGTTGTCTTACCTTACACCACAGCTGTGCATCAAAATCAAATCTTCACCACTGAACATggtcattttattttcaaatgaaaagcgAGACAACATGCTTACAGCCAGAAGAACACTCTCATAGAGAAAGAGAATCATAAGAGAAAAAGCACGACATCCGCATTGGAAAGTTTTAATTAGGGATGCTCATAATTGACTAGTTAACTGTTAACCAAGAAGTTTGACCAATTAATACTATCGGTTAGACtggtttaaaaagaaaacaaactataaACATATAGCTATAGACAACATAGGCCTAAATGTTTCGGGAAAAGTTCCAAAGCATCAAGAGTGTCAAACGGTGCCATCTTGTGGCAGGGAAAATTTACAGCAGCCATAAACCTGAGTGCACAGCTCCGTTGTTTTATCCATTTAGCACAAACAAAAGCCTAAATGTGTTACGTTTTCTGATAATATTCATATTAAAGTTTGgcaataaatgaaatataaaaacaaaaatataatactaataataccTACTGAGTTGTTGATGTGCGCATCGTATCGAATACCCGATTCATTGAATTTGGAACCAGTTCCCGATACCCAACCCTACATGGGACTGGCATATACCAGTGGTGAAGGAGTGACGGTAGTGTTTGTGGAAGTGAGCGCTGGTAAAGTTCTGGCTGGATTTGTGGAGTGTGTTTGACGGAGGGCATCCACGAGTTCTTGGAATGGATCTGGTGAGCTTATTCTGTTTGATGTTCagtgttggtccggtcttctgtcaTGGACAGAAGGGTAGGAGACAACAGGTTTGCAGGTATAACAGCGTTTATTCACAAACAGCAAGTAAATACAGATGAGCAGGTGAGTAATGGTAAATTGGTATTTGAGATGGTGAAACAGAAGTGGTAATACGGTCCTTTTCCCTTGGAGGTAGATGACTCGTAGACGCCAGGAAGCAAAGTGGTGGAATAGACTCACAGAGAAGGtagggaaaaacaaacaaacagagacacagacagacagacacatagcACAAAGACTGGGAAGCACGCTGGAGTTGAATGGGTATTCACAATTATCAGAAGCATTGGAAAGGTAATCCTTGTATCAACAAGACCGGACAGTGAATTGAGGTGAGTGGTGTGCTTAAGTATCTGGTGGTGATTGGGTGATGATAAGGATCAGGTGTGTGTGGTTAGaactctggtgagggagtgcgctgtgattggctaagTCCTATTTGGGAATGAAAGAATATTGGCTATAGATATTATATTAGTTATCACATGCGTAATTCACTGTGGCCTATTTGgataataaataaactatatataaagtacattaacatgttttctAGCATGTGTGCAATTTTTGAAACATATTACATATAGAAATTCAAGTCTACCCAGATTAGAAGTGCTTCTGCAAACTAGGAAAGTTTACTGCTGCCTTCACCACAGGAGTttacaattaatattattatgctaCCATTTGGCAAACTTTCAAAACTATATGCTTAAAAGACTCAAGGTAatacagaaacaacaaaaataggCTACTTAAAACGCTATTGGCTCGTTTAGCGAATCCTAACGACACCTCTGGTGAATCATTGGCTGTGCTCATATCAAACATAGCTAACACATGACACGACATAAAACAATATAacttatatataaaatcttgtGCATCAATAACAGTTAGAATATAAGCTTGACATCGTTTAACGCTGAAACATATGCTAATTACCTTTAATGTAAGCCGAAGAGCGTGCACTAACATTTTCAGTGGCGCTTTAACTCAAAACAGGAAACtcgtgaatattcatgtaagctccgcccagtgtcaccgaaaatctcagacacCGAATATTTCATAACACCGGCCGCCTTCTCAGCGAGTCtactgccgccatccggcgaaCAATTTAAAGGGCTATTTCCAGTAGAGCCCTGCACGGGCCACAAATCTTGGCCCTAGCCCGGCCCTGGCCCGAGACGCTCAGGCCTTAGCCCGGCCCGTGTCCGTCAGTTTGTCAGAATTTTCGGCCCAAGCCCGACTGGAGCccgttatgttttgttttttgttttttttaaatcctctaCATAACGCAGCCTTTGTTGCAGCcattaaaatgttcagttttgtttttaattgcaaAGTAGTTGTAATCCTTTTCGTttctttattaaattaatttagaaaaatgtttggagcacttctttgtttattcaaagattatgtttttaaagtgaCGACCGCAGCGGCCAACAGTGAGTTGAGCACGTTTGATCGATTTAGACTCTCAAATCAACACTTGTTCAATAAAAGCCATAGatataaaacactaatataAACATATCACAATGTTAGTTTAAACGTTTATTAGCACCACCagtaaaaacagctttttttcaAGCTGAGGCAGGCTGCTCTGCTGCTCATAacagtgaaaaaaacaaaaacaaaactggctTAAAAACAAACTTACAGGTTGTCTTACCTTACACCACAGCTGTGCATCAAAATCAAATCTTCACCACTGAACATggtcattttattttcaatgaaaAGCGAGACAACATGCTACAGCCAGAAGAACACTCTCATAGAGAAAGAGAATCATAAGAGAAAAAGCACGACATCCGCATTGGAAAGTTTTAATTAGGGATGCTCATAATTGACTAGTTAACTGTTAACCAAGAAGTTTGACCAATTAATACTATCGGTTAGactgtttaaaaagaaaacaaactataaACATATAGCTATAGACAACATAGGCCTAAATGTTTCGGGAAAAGTTCCAAAGCATCAAGAGTGTCAAACGGTGCCATCTTGTGGCAGGTAAAATTTACAGCAGCCATAAACCTGAGTGCACAGCTCCGTTGTTTTATCCATTTAGCACAAACAAAAGCCTAAATGTGTTACGTTTTCtgataatattcacatattaaagtttggcaataaatgaaatataaaaacaaaaatataatactaataataccTACTGAGTTGTTGATGTGCGCATCGTATCGAATACCCGATTCATTGAATTTTGGAACCAGTTCCCGATACCCAACCCTACATGGGACTGGCATATACCAGTGGTGAAGGAGTGACGGTAGTGTTTGTGGAAGTGAGCGCTGGTAAAGTTCTGGCTGGATTTGTGGAGTGTGTTTGACGGAGGGCATCCACGAGTTCTTGGAATGGATCTGGTGAGCTTATTCTGTTTGATGTTCagtgttggtccggtcttctgtcaTGGACAGAAGGGTAGGAGACAACAGGTTTGCAGGTATAACAGCGTTTATTCACAAACAGCAAGTAAATACAGATGAGCAGGTGAGTAATGGTAAATTGGTATTTGAGATGGTGAAACAGAAGTGGTAATACGGTCCTTTTCCCTTGGAGGTAGATGACTCGTAGACGCCAGGAAGCAAAGTGGTGGAATAGACTCACAGAGAAGGtagggaaaaacaaacaaacaaacaaacaaacacacacacacacacacagagagacacagagagacacagacagcacagcacagcacagcacagcacagcacagcacagcacagcacagcacagcacagcacagcacagcacagcacaAAGACTGGGAAGCACGCTGGAGTTGAATGGGTATTCACAATTATCAGAAGCATTGGAAAGGTAAGTCCTTGTATCAACAAGACCGGACAGTGAACTGAGGTGAGTGGTGTGCTTAAGTATCTGGTGGTGATTGGGTGATGATAAGGATCAGGTGTGTGTGGTTAGaactctggtgagggagtgcgctgtgattggctgatggatGAGCCTGACGGGTCTGTGACAACAGTCATCTCACCTGTAATTATAAATGATCATGCTGTTGAGGTTGTGCATCAGTTTAAATATCTGGGTACTGTAATTGATGAAAAGTGGCCCAGGTGGATGCTGTGTGTAAGAAAAGCCAACCAGCACTTATATTTTCTATGGAAGCTTTGTGGTTTTAACATGGAAAGTacttttatgaaaaaaatgtatttcgtGTTTTATTGAATTTGTTATTACTTTTTCATTTGTGTGCTGTTAGCACCACTTTGAATGATTTGAATAATTTGTATAAAGCTAGGAGCCGGAGGAAGGCCGAGTTAATTATTGAGAGGATCTAGCCATCCCTTGCAGAAGGTTTTTAAGTTGCTTCCTTCTACTCGTAGATATTATCTGCCTTTTTGTTGGACAAATAGATTTAAAAATTCTTTTGTACCAGCTGCCATACTGTAATTTGTACcaactgtgtgtgtttgatttgTTGACTGTAAGGTTTTACTGCTGGCTGTGTAACAAATTGCCCCCTGGGGATAATAAAGTTTACCTCTACAATGATTTAGCATTTTATGTTGTCATTATACTATTTAGAGTGTTTCACAATAAATAATGTCCACAAGTGGTGAACACTAAACCTCAGTTTGAAACCCCCTGATTTTTTGGAtacaataattataaatattgcatattttagAGGTTGTTTTCTATTATAGTTGTTGTATATTATAAAGGTATAATTTAATAGAACTCTTCCCAGAGGATCTCAACCATTTACACTTGATGTTAAGGCCAACACATGGACATAGGTTGCTCTGCAGTTGCTGTCAAAAAGacttaacattaaatatatccttgagttactgtaaaataatgtgCACTAATGAGAACACAAAGAGGAATTGGGTGGCCAGTGAAGAAAAATGTTCTATCAAAACTAAAGCTGTGGCCAGAACATTTACTTCAACAAGTACAAGTATTACATCATTGTATTGTCTGAAAGCTCTCAAGAGGCGAATCAGTAGATATATTTAGACTCAATGACGCAGATGTCTAATGATCTTTGCGACATGAGAGAATAAGGACTTAATCATTTATAATGGACTTATTTAATTCAAAGCAGCTCACAAGCATTTAGACACTCATTGTTTGCTCTGGCTCTAaaacttttatattatttagaCAAGTTTGTGATTCAAATATTATGCAGAAAGtttaaataacaatatattttcaacatttgaaAATAGATATTAAATGTGTGAGATGACAGTTTAGTAAAGTCCATATTTTGGTTATTTCTTCATAGTAATTTATTATTCTCAGCCTGTGCAAAACAACAAATGCTAAGCTGCCATGAGTTTTTCCCAGAATATCTCAATTGTTCATCCAGAATACTTTTTCATCACTGGGCTTACAGATGCACCATACAGCACTTATttctatatattcatatttatcacatattttatttctgtaattggGAACTTGATAGTCCTTCTCATTATAGCTCTTCACCGGAGCCTGCACAGTCCAATGTACATTGGTGTGTTTAACTTGGCCTTGGCTGATATTGGTGAAACTAATGCACTGGTCCCTAACATGATCAAGCTTTTTCTTTTTGACTCACGGTACATCTCATATAATGATTGTTTGGCAAACATGTTTTTTGTGAACGTATTTATTATTGTGCAGACTTACACTCTTGTTGTTCTGGCATTTGATCGTTTCATTGCAATCTGTTTGCCACTAAGATATAATACTATAGTGAATAATAAGTTCATGGCTATATTGTTTTCAGTAATATGGGCAATTAACACCATTCTTGTAATAACTGCAacatctttgatcaccagacTTTCATTCTGTAAATCCAATGTGATAGAGAGTTGGTATTGTGACTATGGAAGATTGATGCATATGCCATGCAATGACAGTACCATTAATATGATTATGGTATACATCCTTGAAGCTTTTTTCCTTGTAGCACCACCATTCATTATAGTCCTGTCATACGTGGgcattttttttgctttatgtaaaattacaacttgGGAAGGACGTTTTAAAGCACTAAAGACCTGTGTTTCTCACCTTTTGGTAGTTGGATCATTCTTTCTTCCCATAATATCTAATATTGTTACTGGATATTATCCTAATGCCAAGATCATTGGCGGAACTCTTTCATTAACTCTTCCACCAATGCTAAATCCCATCATTTATGTTTTAACCACAGCTAAAATCAAAGACTTAATCCGAAAAATGCTTAACAACAGATCTGCACCAATTAGATTGAATGTTTCAAAATGACTGTAATGCTCGTCTATGTGATCTTCAATCACTGTGGTCTAAAATTACAACAATATGTACTTTACGGATATTTTTAGATGCATTAAGTGGAAaataaaagtgtacaagcaGAAAATAAATTCAGTGTGCTAGATGTAGAGTGGACACATTAGCagtgaaatgtttatttatttatgaatgaatccaTCTGATTTCAAGTGTGTGTAGTGTATGTGTTTGTACTGACCCCAAGACAAAATGAATTGAAATGGCAAAATATTTAAGCAGgcaatttgaattattttattgttaaaatttctGTCAGGAATTTTAATAACAGTTATTGAATACAatgaacaacagcaaaaacatgacAGAGATGAtggtaataaaaaaagaagcaaatgtgGACAGCAATGCTTCAATGTTCAGTATATACTATAATCATTAAAGAAACAGGCTCGCATGCACAAACTGTTGCGGGGAGAAGGCCAGTGAAGGAATAATGCAGATTGTCTGTGTACAGACCACACCTGTGGCACAATAGGGAGGCACactatgtttgtttttttttgttttttttgcaaatatgtCAAGTTATGGGTAACACTTTCTGTGTACATTTATCACTGTATTATAAAGTCATTTGCAAACTATTTATAGTTAATATATTGTGGTCACTACATGGTAATATATTAATAGGCTGTATACTAATAATTCTTACTAATTTTTTAAGatctgctgtgcagccaaaataatgtaccagttatcaatgtaaagctgctttgacacaatctacattgtaaaaaacgctatataaataaagatgactaATAGTGAGTTCTTAACCCTTGTGCTGTGTTAAACCCTATAACACTTGTGAAGTTCCCGGGCAAAAAAGGCCTACAAaaaattgcttataaatctctcattatGCTGTTACGATGGCTCAAGGGAAGCATCAAAACAAGGGATGCACACAAAAACTAAGGTTAAGGCTCAAAGAACCACTTTATTAACTACAGAAAAagttacattaaataataaagcagaaacaaataataataataataacagtgtCTCTGAAATGGTCAGTAATGTCAGTGTGTAATGAAGGGTGCTGTGACGAGTCAGAAGGGTATTGATCCATCTGCAGTTTATTAGACAACGGTAGTTCAGGGCAGTGCAGAAAACAACAGTGAACAAATCCAGGAATCAGGCAGATAGTCAGGGCAGGCAGCAAGCAAAACACAAACGATAAACAGGCGAGGGGTCGAGGCAGGCAGCAGAAATCAGAATCCAGATAAACAGTCAATACACAGGCAGGTAGAAAAGTAGTaaatgctcagaaatgacaACCGGGGCTAATCAAGACTTCACACTGAAGTGCAAGTGAGTGATGAGAGTGTCTTTTATGTGAGAGTGAGTGGATGTGTAATTGACAGAAGGTGCAAAGTAATCAGTCCCAGGTATGAGGTTTGATAGGAAATTGAGTCCAAATGAAGTTAAAACTCAGGTGAAGGCTCCCTCTGATGGTGCGAGAGATCTGGTGTGAGAGACTTATTTGTAACAGTGCCCCCACCCTGCAAGCAGCTTCTGACACGAGGAGGCAAGCGACAACAGGTTTGTCCTGTGAAACTCATCTGTGAGTGTGGAGTTGAGAACGTCCCTTGCATTGACCCAGGACTGTTCCTCCAGACCGTACCCCTCGACAGTCGACCAGATGTTGGAGTACACCGCCATGATGACGAGAGTTGAGTAGTTCTCTGACCTGATACACCTCCTTGTCATCTACTAGAATGGGTGGTGGTGGTTGGACTTCGGCTCCTTCAGTCTCCTAACCCTCTTTCGGACCACCAGCACATTTTAGTAGCGACATATGAAAAATGGGAGAAATACAATAGTTAGCAGGTAA containing:
- the LOC125248899 gene encoding olfactory receptor 1500-like; its protein translation is MSFSQNISIVHPEYFFITGLTDAPYSTYFYIFIFITYFISVIGNLIVLLIIALHRSLHSPMYIGVFNLALADIGETNALVPNMIKLFLFDSRYISYNDCLANMFFVNVFIIVQTYTLVVLAFDRFIAICLPLRYNTIVNNKFMAILFSVIWAINTILVITATSLITRLSFCKSNVIESWYCDYGRLMHMPCNDSTINMIMVYILEAFFLVAPPFIIVLSYVGIFFALCKITTWEGRFKALKTCVSHLLVVGSFFLPIISNIVTGYYPNAKIIGGTLSLTLPPMLNPIIYVLTTAKIKDLIRKMLNNRSAPIRLNVSK